TAAGCCCATAAACGCTGAAAGTACTTGGGGGGCAGCCCCCTGGGAGGATAGGAAGTTGCCAATCTTTTTTTATTTTTTGTAAAATTATGCTATAATTTAATTGTTGAAATTAAATCATAGAGAGGTGTTTTATGAAAAATATATTAGTGACAGGTGGAGCAGGATATATCGGAAGTCATGCTGTAGCAGAATTATTAGATTCAGGATATAACGTTATAGTTTTAGATAATTTAGAAAATGGATATATTGAGCTTGTAGATAAAAGAGCAAAGTTTTATAAAGGAGATATAAGAGATATATCGACTTTTGAAAATGTTTTTATTGAAAATAAAATTGATGCAGTAATGAATTTTGCGGGTTATATAAAAGTTGGAGAAAGTGTTGTAGAGCCTAATAAATATTATTTAAATAATACTTATGGTGTTATGAATGTAGTTGAAGTTATGAAAAAATATGATGTAAAAAATATAATATTCTCATCTACTGCTGCGGTTTACGGTGAAGTTGATTGTGATGGATTGGTATATGAGAATTATCCAACAAATCCTATAAATCCATACGGTTGGAGTAAATTAATGGCAGAAAGAGTTATTATAGATGCAGCTAAAGCATTTGGTCTAAACTATTCAATTTTTAGATATTTCAATGTTGGAGGAGCACACGAGAAATATCATATAGGGCAAAAAGGTGATGGAGTAACGGCCTTAATTCCAATTATTTTACAAACAGCAAAAGGAGAAAGAGAAAAGTTGAGTATCTATGGAAATGATTATCCTACAGCAGATGGGACTGGAATTAGAGATTATATCCATGTTGTAGATTTAGTTAAAGCTCATATTGCTGCTTTACCATCGTTAGAAAAAAATATAAGTGGAATATATAATTTAGGAAATGGAACTGGATTTTCAGTATTAGAGATGCTGAATGCTGCAAAAAAAGTTACAGGAATAGAGATAAAATTTGAAGTTATAGAAAGAAGAGCAGGAGATCCAGCGTCTGTAGTGGCATCGAGTGATAAAGCTAGAGAAATTTTAGGATGGCAACCACAATATGTAGATGTTAGTAAAATAATAGAAACAGCTTGGAATTGGTATAAAAGTCTTTAAAATTATAGAGGTGGATAATGAACTTTTTTAAAAAATATTTTGGAAAGAAAGAAAAAAAAGATGATATAGAGAATACTGATATTCAAAAAAAATGTAGTGTAGAATCAGAATGTGATAGCGAGAACTGTGGTTGTAAAAGCTGTGAGCATGATGATGAAAAAACTGGAGATTATTTAAAGAATATATGTATTCAGATTGAGACAATTCCTTGTGAACCTAATCCATATTTTACGGTAGATGGTGAAAGTGCTAAATTTTTTGAAGAATTTGAAATAAGAATGACAACTATTCATAGAATGTATAAAATAAATAGTATTTTTTTGAAAGAATATCAAAAAGTATCTAGAAAATCATTGAGTGCTACAAGAGAGAATGAAAGTGAATTTTCAAAGTATAGTAAATGTTATTTTATAAATAATAATGCTTTTAAAGAGATACATAATATGAGTAATCTTTTAAATATTTTTATGATATTTGAAGTTCTATTAAAAAATCTAACAAAAGATTTGGCTTATGATAGAAATTTAGATTTGGAAGAGATTCAAAATAAAAATATGTCATATTTGAATAGTTATATATTGTTTATAGAAGAAAAAATGAAGATAGATTTTTCTTTATCTGATAATGAAAGAAATTTTATTGGAATAGTTAGAAAAATAAGAAATGATTATTTACACGACTATATGACTGAGATACCGGAGTCTATAGAAAAGGAGATAGTCAAGATATTTAATTTAAGAGAAGGAAAGAGAATTGTTGTTGATGAATATTTCATAGAGAATACTTGTAAGATGTTTGGAGAAATAGCAAAAAGACTCGAGAAATCATATTGGGGATATAAAAATAAAACTTTTGAAAAATAAAGGGGAAAAATATGCTAGTTATAGTTAGAGGTGCTGGAGATTTAGCAACTGGAGTTATTCATAGATTATATAGAAGTGGATTTAAAATTTTAGCATTAGAAATTGAAAAGCCAAGTGCAATAAGACGTAGTGTAGTATTTTCTGAGTGTATATATAATTTAGAACAGGTTGTAGAGGGAGTAAAAGCTAAAAAAGTAAACGATTTAAGAGAGATAGAAGAGTGTTGGAAAAAAAATGAAATCCCAGTAGCAGTAGATCCTGTTGGGAAATATATAGAGATTTTAAAACCTCAGATTGTTATAGATGCAATAATTGCAAAAAAAAATTATGGAACTAATATGGATATGGCTCCAATAACAATAGCTTTAGGACCTGGATTTGTAGCTGGGAGGGATGTTAATATTGTAGTTGAAACAATGAGAGGTCATAATCTAGGAAGACTTATATATGATAGAGGAGCTTTACCCAATACAGGTGAACCTGGAGATATAGCAGGAATAACGAAAGAAAGAGTTATATATTCTGAAAAAACTGGATTTTTTAAAGCGGTAAAAAAAATAGGGGATTATGTCAAGAGAAAAGAGATTTTGGGTTATATTGATGAGACGCCAGTTTTTGCAACAATAGATGGTTTGTTAAGAGGGATAATTTCAGATAACTATGAAGTAAAACCCAAATTTAAAATAGCTGATATAGATCCGAGATTAAATCAGTATGATAATTGCTTTACAATATCAGATAAAGCAAGAAGTTTAGGTGGAGCTGTATTAGAAGGTATTTTAAGTGAGCTTCATAGGAAAGGGGAAGAGGATGGATTTAAGTATTTTGGAGAAAGTTTTTGACAAAGTAAAAAGTGGAAATAAAGTAGCTTTGGTTACATTAACTAAATCAAGTGGATCTACACCTAGAAAAGAGGGAACGCTTATGGGTGTTTGGGACAATGATTTCATAGGAACAATTGGTGGAGGTTTAGTAGAGCATAGGGTGATAAATGATGCTAGAAAATCTCTTGAAGATAATAAAAACTCAGAATTCAAATATGATTTGACAAAAGAAGCTGAATTAGGTATGAGTTGTGGTGGAACAGTGGAAGGATATATAAAAGTTATTAATCCTAAAAATAGAGTTGTAATAGTTGGAGCTGGACATATAGGACAAAAATTATATAAACTTTTAGAAGATTCAGATTTTGAAAGAGTTATATTAGATGATAGACTTGAGTATGAAAGTTGTTTTTCAGATATTTTAATAGGGGATTACTACAATCTAATCAGTTTATTACCGGAAAATGAAAATACATATTTTATAATTGTGACTAGAGGTCATCTAACGGATCAACAATCGTTAGAAGCAGCTTTGAACAAAAAAAGTAAATATATAGGTATGGTTGGAAGTAGAAGAAAAGTAATCGAAATAAAGAAAAATCTTCATGAGAAAGGTGTTAAATTGCCAGAAGAAAAGTTATATTCACCAATAGGACTTAAAGTTTCTGATGGTAGCCCATATGAAATAGCTATAGAGATAATGGCAGAGATACTAAAAGTTAAAAATAATGGTGAATTGGTGCATAGGAGGTTAGAGAATGTTAACACATTTTAATGAAGATGGTAAAGCTATAATGGTAGATATAACAGAGAAAAATGAAACGAAAAGAGAAGCTATAACAAAAGGTAAAATTTCTATGAATAAAGAAACTTACGAAAGAGTTAAAGATGGTGGAATAGAAAAAGGAGATGTTTTAGGAGTAGCTAGAGTTGCAGGAATAATGGCTGCAAAAAAAACGAGTGATTTGATTCCTATGTGTCATCCTTTATTTATAACAGGGGTAGAGATAAAGTTTAATTTTTTAGAAGATGAATTTGCTATAGAAACTGTTGCAAGTGTAAAAACAGCTGGAAAAACAGGAGTGGAAATGGAAGCCTTAACGGCTGTAACTACCTCACTTTTAACGATATATGATATGTGTAAAGCTATGGATAAAACTATGATAATAACAGATATCAGACTTTGTAAAAAAACAGGTGGGAAATCAGGAGAATTTATAAATGAATAATTTTTTGAGCATAATTGCGTATTTGAGTATACTTATATTACTAGGAGTTGTAATAAAAAGTAAGGTAAAAGTACTTCAGGATTTATTTATTCCAGCATCTATAATAGGTGGTATAATTGGGTTGATTTTAGGACCTGATTTACTAGGAAAATATTATAGTGTTATTCCACAAGAGTGGAACAGTATAGTAAGAGGAGTTCCAGGTGTTTTGATAGTGCCAATTTTAATTTCGGTTCCTTTAGGAATGGAGTTTGGTAAAAAAACAAAAATGATGAAAAATACTGTCACAACCGGTGGCATATTATTTCTTGTTACTTTTGTTCAATTGTTTATAGGCTATTTTATAAATCTTGTATTTGATTTATTTTTTGGTATAAAGCTTTATAAGACATTTGGAGCTGAATTAAATTCAGCATTTGCAGGTGGACATGGGACAGCTGGCGTTGTGGCAAGAACTTTAAAAGAGGTAGGAGCTGAGTATTGGCAGTTAGCTCAAGGAGTAACTGTAACTTTAGCAACTATAGGGTTGGTATCAGGTATTATTTTTGGGATATATCAAATAAAGATGAATAGCGATAAAATTTTAAAACCAGAAATTTTGTCAGAGTATAAAAATGGATATATAAAAGAGGTCGAGAATCAACCTTCAATAGGGAAAGAAACGATGTTAAATACAACTGTAGATACTTTAGCGTATCATATAGCTATAATTTTTGGAGTTTCTGGAGTGGCAATAATAAGTTTAGATGTTTTTAAATACTATAGAATACCAATACTTTCAAAGATAACGGTTTGGTCTTATGGAATGCTATTGATGTTTGCTATATGGAAAATCTTTATAAAAAAAGGAATTGCATGGAGTGTTGATTCAAAAGTGAAAAGTAAGATAACAGGAACTTTAACTGAGTTTGCAATAGTTTCAGCCGTGACGACTATTCCAATAAAAGCTGTAGCTAGCTATATATTGCCGATATTAATAATAAGTATAGTCGGATTTTATATCACTTGGGTATTGATTTATAGTCTTTCAAAAAGATATTTTAAAGATTATAAATTAGAAAGAACTTTAGCTATGTTTGGGACATCGACTGGAGTTTTTATAACTGGACTATTACTTTTGAGAATATGTGATCCAAAATTAGAAACTCCTGTTTTACAAGATTATTCTTTAGGATTTTCAATAACAGCTTTATTAGGACCGATTTTAATAGCAACCTGCATTCAATTAAGTTTTATGCACAACTACTTTTATCCAATCGGACTTCTTTTAGGATTGATAATTTTAACAGGTGTTAGTTTAGAATATTATAATAAAAGAGTGGGATAAACCACTCTTTTTTTTAAGAGTTGTGATATAATTAAAGGGATAAATTTATATATAAAGGAGATTAGAAATGGCTTTACTAAGTGTAAACAACTTGTATAAAGGATTCTCGGGAGAATCATTATTAAAAGATATAACATTTTCAATAGATGAAAAAGACAGGATAGGGATTATAGGTGTCAATGGTGCTGGAAAATCAACATTAATAAAAATGTTGATGGATATGGAAGATACAGATCCAAATCCCGAAACAAATGAAAGAGGTACAATATCAAAAAAAGGAAATTTAAAAATTGGATATCTTTCACAAAATATAAATTTAAATAAAGAAAACTCTATTTTTGATGAATTAATGAGTGTTTTTTCGAATTTAAAAGCGGATTATGAAAGAATTAAAGAGCTAAATAATTTAGTTGCAACAGATTTGGAGAATTTTGAAAAACATATGGATGAGTTAGCACATCTAAGTAGTAGATATGAACAAGAGGAAGGTTATGCTATTGAGTATAAAGTTAAACAGATTCTGATAGGACTGAGTATTCCAGAAGAGATGTGGAAAACTAAAATAGATGATCTTTCAGGTGGACAGCAATCAAGAGTCGCTCTTGGAAAAATACTATTAGAAGAACCCGAGCTTTTGATCTTAGATGAGCCTACAAACCACTTAGATTTATTAGCAATAGAGTGGTTAGAGAAGTTTTTAAAAGATTATCCAAAAGCTTTTATAGTCATCTCTCATGACAGATATTTTCTAGATAATATAATAAATAGAGTATTTGAAATTGAAGGAAAAACTTTAAAGGCATATAAAGGTAATTTTTCAGAGTATGTAATTCAAAAAGAAGCCTACTTATCAGGGGCGGTAAAATCATTTGAAAAAGAACAAGATAAAATAAAAAAAATGGAAGAGTTTGTAAGACGTTATAAAGCTGGTCAGAAATGTAAGCAAGCGAGAGGAAGACAAAAGCTTTTAGACAGAATGGAAAAAATGGAAGACCCAATTATCAACGTAAGAAAAATTAAACTTAAGTTTGAAGTAGAGAATCCAAGTGTAGATAAGGTGTTAGAATTAAAGAAATTAACTATGAGCTATGAAAAAAAGCAACTGTTCAATAACCTGGATTTGACAATATATAGAGGAGATAGAGTAGGTATAATTGGAAAAAATGGTGTTGGAAAATCAACGATTTTAAGAATTGTTAATGGTTTAGAAAAAGCAAGAGGTGGAAGCGCTGAGATAGGTGAAAGAGTAAAGATAGGATACTATGACCAAAATCATCAAGGTTTAAAAATGGAGAATACTATTCTAGAAGAGTTACTTCATAACTTTAAATTGAGTGATGAAGAGGCTAGAGGTGTAGCTGGAGGTTTCTTATTCTCAGCTGATGATGTAGATAAGAAAATAAAATCACTTTCGGGTGGAGAGAAAGCTAGAGTTGCTTTTATGAAATTGATTTTATCAAAAC
Above is a window of Cetobacterium sp. ZOR0034 DNA encoding:
- a CDS encoding XdhC family protein, producing the protein MDLSILEKVFDKVKSGNKVALVTLTKSSGSTPRKEGTLMGVWDNDFIGTIGGGLVEHRVINDARKSLEDNKNSEFKYDLTKEAELGMSCGGTVEGYIKVINPKNRVVIVGAGHIGQKLYKLLEDSDFERVILDDRLEYESCFSDILIGDYYNLISLLPENENTYFIIVTRGHLTDQQSLEAALNKKSKYIGMVGSRRKVIEIKKNLHEKGVKLPEEKLYSPIGLKVSDGSPYEIAIEIMAEILKVKNNGELVHRRLENVNTF
- a CDS encoding sodium/glutamate symporter; this translates as MNNFLSIIAYLSILILLGVVIKSKVKVLQDLFIPASIIGGIIGLILGPDLLGKYYSVIPQEWNSIVRGVPGVLIVPILISVPLGMEFGKKTKMMKNTVTTGGILFLVTFVQLFIGYFINLVFDLFFGIKLYKTFGAELNSAFAGGHGTAGVVARTLKEVGAEYWQLAQGVTVTLATIGLVSGIIFGIYQIKMNSDKILKPEILSEYKNGYIKEVENQPSIGKETMLNTTVDTLAYHIAIIFGVSGVAIISLDVFKYYRIPILSKITVWSYGMLLMFAIWKIFIKKGIAWSVDSKVKSKITGTLTEFAIVSAVTTIPIKAVASYILPILIISIVGFYITWVLIYSLSKRYFKDYKLERTLAMFGTSTGVFITGLLLLRICDPKLETPVLQDYSLGFSITALLGPILIATCIQLSFMHNYFYPIGLLLGLIILTGVSLEYYNKRVG
- the yqeB gene encoding selenium-dependent molybdenum cofactor biosynthesis protein YqeB; its protein translation is MLVIVRGAGDLATGVIHRLYRSGFKILALEIEKPSAIRRSVVFSECIYNLEQVVEGVKAKKVNDLREIEECWKKNEIPVAVDPVGKYIEILKPQIVIDAIIAKKNYGTNMDMAPITIALGPGFVAGRDVNIVVETMRGHNLGRLIYDRGALPNTGEPGDIAGITKERVIYSEKTGFFKAVKKIGDYVKRKEILGYIDETPVFATIDGLLRGIISDNYEVKPKFKIADIDPRLNQYDNCFTISDKARSLGGAVLEGILSELHRKGEEDGFKYFGESF
- the galE gene encoding UDP-glucose 4-epimerase GalE encodes the protein MKNILVTGGAGYIGSHAVAELLDSGYNVIVLDNLENGYIELVDKRAKFYKGDIRDISTFENVFIENKIDAVMNFAGYIKVGESVVEPNKYYLNNTYGVMNVVEVMKKYDVKNIIFSSTAAVYGEVDCDGLVYENYPTNPINPYGWSKLMAERVIIDAAKAFGLNYSIFRYFNVGGAHEKYHIGQKGDGVTALIPIILQTAKGEREKLSIYGNDYPTADGTGIRDYIHVVDLVKAHIAALPSLEKNISGIYNLGNGTGFSVLEMLNAAKKVTGIEIKFEVIERRAGDPASVVASSDKAREILGWQPQYVDVSKIIETAWNWYKSL
- a CDS encoding ABC-F family ATP-binding cassette domain-containing protein, which encodes MALLSVNNLYKGFSGESLLKDITFSIDEKDRIGIIGVNGAGKSTLIKMLMDMEDTDPNPETNERGTISKKGNLKIGYLSQNINLNKENSIFDELMSVFSNLKADYERIKELNNLVATDLENFEKHMDELAHLSSRYEQEEGYAIEYKVKQILIGLSIPEEMWKTKIDDLSGGQQSRVALGKILLEEPELLILDEPTNHLDLLAIEWLEKFLKDYPKAFIVISHDRYFLDNIINRVFEIEGKTLKAYKGNFSEYVIQKEAYLSGAVKSFEKEQDKIKKMEEFVRRYKAGQKCKQARGRQKLLDRMEKMEDPIINVRKIKLKFEVENPSVDKVLELKKLTMSYEKKQLFNNLDLTIYRGDRVGIIGKNGVGKSTILRIVNGLEKARGGSAEIGERVKIGYYDQNHQGLKMENTILEELLHNFKLSDEEARGVAGGFLFSADDVDKKIKSLSGGEKARVAFMKLILSKPNFLILDEPTNHLDIYSREILEEALEDYDGTIIVVSHDRYFLENVVNSIYEIDKDGATLFKGDYESYMSQKDNIKIKDESAGLNYEEQKKNRNKISNLEKKYKRLEEEIDKLESEKIELEKKYEMAGKTNNLDELMKIQEQLDSKDEEILEAMESWDETALELEELKK
- the moaC gene encoding cyclic pyranopterin monophosphate synthase MoaC, whose amino-acid sequence is MLTHFNEDGKAIMVDITEKNETKREAITKGKISMNKETYERVKDGGIEKGDVLGVARVAGIMAAKKTSDLIPMCHPLFITGVEIKFNFLEDEFAIETVASVKTAGKTGVEMEALTAVTTSLLTIYDMCKAMDKTMIITDIRLCKKTGGKSGEFINE